A single region of the Flavobacteriales bacterium TMED191 genome encodes:
- a CDS encoding gliding motility-associated C-terminal domain-containing protein yields the protein MFKNSSGRKLIFHCTLLLFIINLPLFGCDTTPTLSAGNVIDNGDGTYYMDISACIGSGGSLDGFDLYFNNDINIVGTTVTEITAPTTGNVATVTVSNGMWLATYNGVDYFDPGGFGIDCIDFGIIVDSNPEGGTICSLGINEDCLGFTQLDEFITCGTIPGPCLPNYFITDNGTIDSDVIPAGQNCNFAPFNDEIIELTVSCDGNFNISLTQDQNLNFPGESWLTVAVGCCSGEIEQISSFGFLDPTITIDTYLTVGTYYIIVDIYSDTFTPGDYILDITSDADVTLVSTSEAGQNQNICTTNTILNGNTPTGNNEIGNWSVVNGGGIFSNPNDPFSGVTNLNNGVNIFQWEISNDCISSTDQVSINVSNNIDLQIPDTLYCLEQIPLIIDGGDNSGEWSVEPSFNVTIDNTNSNNTFANVNAYGDYIFTYSICGEDFSSTTSMQSIEPSITSSSNTYFCLEDFQLNTIINGDPGYWDYEGPYIANFNNITSLSPIISVEGYGTYIFTYYACGTSTNITISMEGQEPTLNGPDEVYCLQTFNVYAEIYGDPGYWSAEGPGSVTFTNSNELNTSVLVDEYGTYILTYNGCGVNNSIIINSVEASPQITLPIDNNLNINCDLSTNLEAVVLGDPGYWVAEGPGNISFSNQNNLNTSVTVDEYGSYDFYYFGCGTESEPVTINFNNIEPQIDTDSDIYCQLSTELNAITESSTGIQWFQNNPQNNSTASFSNPNSSTTQINVSDYGTYEIGFTACGNTIFTEVNFLPVEPYIIAPSFQNCVLNTTLIAYTDDPSGGGPWTQTGGTTGATFSTGNSTMTEVVVPNFGVYEFTYAACDTVSSITIGFECPIEIPNTLTPNGDGNNDLFIIKNLNPEIYSKSYFTVYNRWGLVIYDATNYGINTTWWDGKKTFENETVNDGVYFYVLELFNQLNQQWEEHTGQINIFISNSSSSNENFKDDEFNQIMDK from the coding sequence ATGTTTAAAAATAGTTCAGGTCGAAAACTGATATTTCACTGCACATTATTATTATTTATAATTAATCTTCCGTTATTTGGATGTGACACAACCCCTACACTTTCTGCTGGTAATGTTATTGATAATGGAGATGGAACATATTACATGGACATCTCTGCATGCATTGGATCTGGTGGTTCATTAGATGGATTTGATTTATACTTTAATAATGATATTAATATAGTTGGAACAACTGTAACAGAAATTACAGCACCTACTACAGGTAATGTCGCAACTGTAACTGTTAGTAACGGAATGTGGTTAGCAACCTATAACGGGGTTGATTATTTTGATCCCGGGGGATTTGGCATAGATTGTATTGATTTTGGAATTATTGTTGACAGTAATCCAGAGGGTGGCACAATATGTAGTCTTGGAATCAATGAAGACTGTCTTGGTTTTACACAATTAGATGAATTTATAACATGTGGGACCATACCTGGTCCATGCTTACCTAATTACTTTATAACTGATAATGGAACTATTGATAGTGATGTAATACCCGCTGGACAAAACTGCAACTTTGCCCCTTTTAATGATGAGATTATTGAGCTTACAGTTTCATGTGACGGAAATTTTAATATTTCTCTTACACAAGACCAAAATTTAAATTTTCCAGGTGAATCTTGGCTTACAGTCGCAGTTGGTTGTTGTAGTGGTGAAATTGAACAAATAAGTTCATTTGGTTTTTTAGACCCAACAATTACAATAGACACATATCTAACTGTAGGAACCTATTATATTATTGTAGATATTTACTCGGATACTTTTACACCGGGGGACTATATATTAGATATTACGTCTGATGCTGATGTAACATTAGTTAGTACATCAGAAGCAGGGCAAAATCAAAATATATGTACAACAAATACAATACTTAATGGAAATACACCAACTGGCAACAATGAAATCGGAAATTGGTCGGTAGTAAACGGGGGAGGAATATTTAGTAACCCTAATGACCCATTTAGTGGTGTAACTAATTTAAATAATGGAGTAAATATATTCCAGTGGGAAATATCCAATGATTGTATTTCCTCAACAGATCAGGTTTCTATTAATGTATCTAATAATATCGATTTACAAATACCAGATACACTTTACTGCTTAGAACAAATTCCTCTAATAATTGATGGAGGCGATAATAGTGGAGAATGGAGTGTTGAACCAAGCTTTAATGTAACAATTGATAATACTAATTCTAATAATACATTTGCTAACGTAAATGCATATGGAGATTATATATTTACATATTCCATATGTGGCGAAGATTTTTCATCTACTACTAGCATGCAAAGTATAGAACCTTCAATAACTTCATCCTCCAACACTTATTTTTGTTTAGAAGATTTTCAATTAAATACTATTATCAATGGTGATCCTGGATATTGGGATTATGAAGGACCTTATATAGCAAACTTTAACAATATTACCTCATTATCTCCAATTATCTCTGTAGAAGGTTACGGTACATATATTTTTACGTATTATGCTTGTGGAACAAGTACAAATATCACCATTAGCATGGAGGGACAAGAACCTACACTTAATGGTCCTGACGAAGTTTATTGCCTGCAAACATTTAATGTGTATGCAGAAATATATGGTGATCCTGGATATTGGAGTGCTGAAGGTCCTGGATCTGTAACTTTTACTAACTCTAATGAACTTAACACTTCTGTATTAGTTGATGAGTATGGGACTTATATTTTAACTTATAACGGATGTGGTGTAAACAATAGTATTATCATAAATTCAGTTGAAGCGAGTCCACAAATAACACTACCAATTGACAATAATTTAAACATTAACTGTGATTTATCAACTAATTTAGAAGCTGTTGTCCTTGGTGACCCTGGCTACTGGGTTGCAGAAGGACCTGGAAATATTTCATTTAGCAATCAAAATAACTTAAACACATCTGTAACAGTAGATGAATATGGAAGCTATGATTTTTACTATTTTGGATGTGGTACAGAAAGTGAGCCTGTTACAATTAATTTTAATAATATCGAGCCCCAAATTGATACAGATAGTGATATATATTGTCAGTTATCAACTGAATTAAATGCAATAACAGAAAGTTCAACCGGAATACAATGGTTTCAAAATAACCCACAAAATAATTCAACTGCATCATTTAGCAACCCTAATTCATCTACAACTCAAATAAATGTAAGTGACTATGGAACATATGAAATTGGTTTTACCGCATGTGGTAATACTATATTTACAGAAGTAAACTTTCTACCTGTTGAACCATACATAATAGCTCCTAGTTTTCAAAATTGTGTATTAAATACAACATTAATTGCATATACAGATGATCCTAGTGGTGGAGGTCCATGGACACAAACAGGTGGTACGACTGGTGCAACATTCTCAACAGGAAATTCAACAATGACAGAGGTAGTAGTGCCAAATTTTGGTGTATATGAATTCACATATGCAGCTTGTGACACAGTTTCGAGTATTACAATTGGTTTTGAATGCCCAATTGAAATTCCTAATACACTAACACCAAATGGAGATGGGAATAATGACTTATTTATAATTAAAAATTTAAATCCTGAAATTTACTCAAAAAGTTATTTTACAGTTTATAACAGATGGGGACTTGTCATATATGACGCAACAAATTATGGCATCAATACTACTTGGTGGGATGGAAAGAAAACTTTTGAAAATGAAACAGTGAATGACGGTGTGTACTTTTACGTCCTTGAATTATTTAATCAATTAAACCAACAATGGGAGGAACATACCGGACAAATTAATATTTTTATATCAAATTCATCATCCTCAAATGAAAACTTTAAAGATGATGAATTTAATCAAATAATGGATAAATAA
- a CDS encoding quinone-dependent dihydroorotate dehydrogenase, with amino-acid sequence MYKHIIRRFLFFFSPEFSHNMVLYLLKCLFVIPGVYSLFCYLYCINNRRLERNIFGLNFKNPVGLAAGFDKNAEVFNEFSSFGFGFIEIGTVTPLPQSGNDKPRLFRLPNDNALINRMGFNNDGIELIVKRLKKKYTDVIIGGNIGKNKITPNEIAHQDYLTCFKQIALHVDYVVLNISSPNTPGLRQLQNKNYLEKLLSDIQKLNQKDFRKPILIKISPDLNYPQIDEILELIDQFNISGIIATNTSSKREMLKSESIFLDKIGNGGLSGAPLKNKSKKIISYIHSKRGKSLPIIAVGGIMNGIDALEFLNAGASLVQLYTGFIYNGPSIVKNINKELLRT; translated from the coding sequence ATTTATAAGCATATTATAAGAAGATTTTTATTTTTTTTTAGTCCGGAGTTTTCCCATAATATGGTGCTCTATTTATTAAAATGTCTTTTTGTTATTCCCGGAGTTTATTCTCTTTTTTGTTATTTGTATTGTATAAATAATCGTAGACTAGAGAGAAATATTTTTGGTTTAAATTTTAAAAATCCTGTTGGTCTAGCTGCTGGATTTGATAAAAATGCAGAAGTTTTCAATGAGTTTTCATCTTTTGGATTTGGTTTTATAGAAATTGGTACTGTTACTCCTCTTCCTCAATCTGGTAATGATAAGCCAAGATTGTTTAGGCTGCCCAATGACAATGCTTTAATTAATAGGATGGGATTTAATAATGATGGTATAGAATTAATAGTTAAAAGATTGAAAAAAAAATATACTGATGTTATAATTGGTGGAAATATTGGTAAAAATAAAATCACACCTAATGAAATTGCTCATCAGGATTATTTAACTTGTTTTAAGCAAATTGCTTTACATGTTGATTATGTAGTATTAAATATTAGTTCACCAAATACACCTGGTTTAAGACAATTACAAAATAAAAATTATTTAGAAAAATTACTGTCAGATATTCAAAAACTTAATCAAAAAGATTTTAGAAAGCCAATTTTAATTAAAATTTCTCCTGATTTAAATTATCCACAAATTGATGAAATCTTAGAGCTAATTGATCAGTTTAATATTTCTGGTATAATTGCGACCAACACTTCTTCAAAAAGAGAAATGTTAAAGAGCGAGTCTATATTTTTAGATAAAATTGGTAATGGTGGTTTAAGTGGTGCCCCATTAAAAAATAAATCTAAAAAAATCATATCATATATACATTCTAAAAGAGGTAAATCTTTACCAATCATTGCTGTTGGTGGTATTATGAACGGAATTGATGCTTTAGAGTTTTTAAATGCAGGAGCAAGTTTGGTTCAACTTTATACAGGTTTCATATACAATGGTCCATCAATTGTCAAAAATATAAATAAAGAGTTATTAAGAACCTAG
- the folP gene encoding dihydropteroate synthase: MPKASFYTNLIHKKNKPLIMGILNLTPDSFYDGGKYIDIQKSIKHIKKMVHEGVNIIDIGAVSSRPGANEISVEQERKRLIPVLKKIKEKFPQIYLSIDTYRYQIAEEAIEIGIDLINNINTKKEEDRMLKIIKKTNTPYVLMHIKGEPSIMQNNIQYDNFHNEIIYYFKNYIKKLNQYGISNIILDPGFGFGKTMEQNYLLINMIPKLKQFGYPVLTGISRKSMISKLLNIMTKDTLNGTSCLNTIALMKGTDIIRVHDIKEAKEIIEIYNKVKQNETIK; encoded by the coding sequence ATGCCAAAGGCGAGTTTTTATACAAATTTAATACACAAAAAAAATAAACCATTAATCATGGGTATTCTTAATTTAACTCCCGACTCATTTTATGACGGAGGAAAATATATCGACATCCAAAAGAGTATTAAACATATTAAAAAAATGGTTCATGAAGGAGTTAACATAATTGACATAGGAGCCGTATCCTCTAGACCTGGGGCAAATGAAATCTCAGTTGAACAAGAAAGAAAAAGATTAATTCCAGTTTTAAAAAAAATAAAAGAAAAATTTCCGCAAATATATCTATCTATTGATACATATCGATATCAAATTGCAGAGGAAGCAATTGAAATTGGTATTGATTTAATTAACAATATTAACACAAAGAAGGAGGAAGACAGAATGTTAAAAATTATAAAAAAAACTAATACTCCTTACGTTCTTATGCATATAAAAGGAGAACCTTCAATCATGCAGAACAATATACAATATGATAATTTTCATAATGAGATAATCTATTATTTTAAAAATTATATTAAAAAATTAAATCAATATGGAATTTCTAATATTATTTTAGACCCAGGTTTTGGTTTTGGCAAAACAATGGAACAAAATTATTTATTGATAAATATGATACCTAAATTAAAACAATTTGGATATCCGGTATTAACTGGAATATCTAGAAAGTCCATGATTAGTAAACTTTTAAACATCATGACAAAAGACACTCTTAATGGAACTTCGTGTCTAAACACAATCGCATTAATGAAGGGCACTGACATAATAAGGGTACATGATATTAAAGAGGCTAAAGAAATTATTGAGATTTATAATAAAGTAAAACAAAATGAGACAATTAAATAA
- a CDS encoding DUF1599 domain-containing protein: MNTEDSFDLIINNCRKLFNKKMLDYGSAWRILRLSSLTDQIFIKAQRIRSIEEKGKQQVNDSVEGEFQGIINYSIIALIQIDKGLADNADLNLDQASELYHNYVSKAKTLMLAKNHDYDEAWRDMRVSSFTDLILQKLLRVKQIEDNQGETIVSEGIDANYFDMINYSIFALIKLTKS, encoded by the coding sequence ATGAATACAGAAGATAGTTTTGATTTAATAATTAACAATTGCCGTAAATTATTTAATAAAAAAATGTTAGATTATGGAAGTGCTTGGCGAATTTTAAGACTCAGCTCTCTAACAGACCAAATTTTTATAAAAGCCCAAAGGATAAGGAGTATTGAGGAAAAAGGTAAGCAACAAGTAAATGATTCTGTTGAAGGTGAGTTTCAAGGAATAATTAACTATTCTATTATTGCATTAATTCAAATTGATAAGGGATTAGCTGACAATGCTGATTTAAATTTAGATCAGGCTTCAGAACTTTATCATAATTATGTTTCTAAAGCAAAAACTTTAATGTTAGCTAAGAACCACGATTATGATGAGGCTTGGAGAGATATGAGAGTAAGTTCTTTTACTGATTTAATTTTGCAAAAATTATTACGTGTCAAGCAAATCGAAGACAATCAAGGTGAAACGATTGTTTCAGAGGGTATAGATGCTAATTATTTTGATATGATCAATTATTCTATTTTTGCATTAATAAAATTAACTAAATCATGA
- a CDS encoding DoxX family protein gives MKLLISLFIVQCTTILLSLFNLVSRKTMINVLRFSYGFFLIFSGFVKILDPLGFSYKLQEYFEVFGLEWMNELTLFMSIFICALEIALGVFLIYGLFVKLVLQVNLLLMISFTFLTFYSAYFNVVTDCGCFGDFMKLEPWFSFQKDIIFLIVSCFLLFFYKTIYPISNTNFLYRSLIVVFFVIFFVPIYGLSHLPIVDFRAYSVGSNILEGLMLPEDAQKDEYEDIWYYEIDGVVKTFSTSENPWKIDGAKFVDRETKLVKKGDEPLIKDFDIISDETKLDLTDSILSLDKVLLFISYDIEKTNVKAHTKINNNTLDLLESVGVPVFGLSSSSISDVKKVLSKKTLDFLYLSVDQTTLKTIIRSNPGLIMLENGVVTNKWHWRDIPEDWSIYVK, from the coding sequence ATGAAATTATTAATCTCTTTATTTATTGTCCAGTGCACTACGATTCTATTAAGTTTATTTAATCTTGTTTCTAGAAAAACCATGATTAATGTACTTCGTTTTTCTTATGGTTTTTTTTTAATTTTTTCTGGTTTTGTTAAAATTTTAGATCCACTAGGATTCTCATATAAATTACAGGAATATTTTGAGGTTTTTGGTTTAGAATGGATGAATGAGTTGACTTTATTTATGTCTATTTTCATCTGTGCTCTTGAAATTGCCTTAGGAGTTTTTTTAATTTATGGATTATTTGTAAAACTTGTACTTCAAGTTAATTTATTGTTAATGATTAGTTTTACTTTTCTTACATTTTATTCTGCATATTTTAATGTTGTAACTGATTGTGGATGCTTTGGTGATTTTATGAAATTAGAACCATGGTTCTCTTTTCAAAAAGATATCATTTTTTTAATCGTATCATGTTTTCTTTTGTTTTTTTATAAAACCATTTATCCTATTTCAAATACTAATTTTTTATATCGTTCTTTGATAGTTGTTTTTTTTGTGATATTTTTTGTCCCTATTTATGGCCTATCACACTTACCTATAGTTGATTTTAGGGCTTATAGCGTAGGTTCAAATATTCTTGAAGGCCTAATGCTTCCTGAAGATGCGCAAAAAGATGAGTACGAAGATATATGGTATTATGAAATAGATGGTGTCGTAAAAACTTTTTCTACATCTGAAAACCCTTGGAAAATAGATGGCGCAAAGTTTGTTGATAGAGAGACTAAATTAGTTAAAAAGGGTGATGAACCTCTTATAAAGGATTTTGATATCATTAGTGATGAAACGAAATTAGATTTAACTGATAGTATATTATCATTAGATAAAGTATTATTATTTATTTCTTATGATATTGAAAAAACAAACGTAAAAGCACATACAAAAATAAATAATAATACTTTAGATTTATTGGAGAGTGTAGGAGTTCCAGTTTTTGGTTTATCATCTTCATCGATAAGTGACGTTAAGAAAGTGCTTTCAAAAAAGACTTTAGATTTTTTATATTTATCAGTTGATCAAACAACTCTAAAGACTATAATTCGTTCAAATCCGGGTTTAATAATGTTAGAAAATGGAGTAGTTACTAATAAATGGCACTGGCGTGATATACCAGAAGATTGGTCTATTTATGTTAAATAA
- a CDS encoding ABC transporter permease encodes MISFIFHKLLYALLVLLGVITIIFFLFNIMPADPAKMMLGDRDDQKQIDLINAKYYFDQPLYLQYFYYLNDLSPISVHLDSPEYKKQIKLFSSDNIYIILKYPYLRNSFYQKDKSISFLILNTLPNTLVLSFTSILIALFLAIPLGIISAYFKDSLLDRLISFFSILGMSMPSFLAAILMSYFFAFKLGYLTGLNITGSLYVLDDFGDDEILILKNLLLPAITLGIRPLAVIVNLTRNALIDELSSDYILLALSKGYSMLYVIVFHALRNSMSSVVTASSGWFAGMLSGAVFIEYIFGWNGLGKLLVDALINVDFPLVMGVILIIASCFIIINILVDLIYLWLDPRVVIN; translated from the coding sequence TTGATTAGTTTCATTTTTCATAAATTATTATATGCACTATTAGTTTTACTTGGTGTCATTACTATTATTTTTTTTCTTTTTAATATTATGCCTGCAGATCCAGCTAAAATGATGCTTGGTGATAGAGATGATCAAAAACAAATTGATTTAATCAATGCAAAGTATTATTTTGATCAGCCATTATATTTACAATACTTTTATTATTTAAATGACCTTTCTCCAATATCTGTTCATTTAGATAGTCCTGAATATAAAAAACAAATAAAATTATTTTCTAGTGATAATATCTACATAATTTTAAAGTATCCATACCTACGTAACTCATTTTATCAAAAAGATAAATCAATTAGTTTTTTAATACTAAATACATTACCTAACACATTGGTTTTGTCATTTACATCAATTTTAATTGCTTTATTCTTAGCTATTCCTTTAGGTATTATTTCTGCATATTTTAAGGACAGTTTGTTGGATAGATTAATCTCATTTTTCAGTATTTTAGGTATGTCAATGCCGTCTTTTTTAGCTGCAATTTTAATGTCATATTTTTTTGCATTTAAGTTAGGATATTTAACTGGTTTAAATATAACAGGAAGTTTATACGTTTTAGATGATTTTGGTGATGATGAAATTTTAATTTTAAAGAATTTATTATTGCCTGCTATAACATTAGGAATAAGACCTTTAGCTGTGATTGTAAATTTGACAAGAAATGCATTAATAGATGAGCTTTCTTCCGATTACATTCTCTTAGCTTTATCTAAAGGTTATAGTATGCTTTACGTTATTGTATTTCACGCTTTACGGAATTCAATGTCCTCTGTTGTTACTGCAAGTTCTGGTTGGTTTGCTGGGATGCTTTCTGGTGCAGTTTTTATTGAATATATTTTCGGATGGAATGGTTTAGGAAAGTTGTTAGTTGATGCTTTAATTAACGTTGACTTTCCTTTAGTAATGGGTGTTATTCTAATTATTGCTAGTTGTTTTATTATTATTAACATTTTAGTAGATTTAATTTATCTTTGGTTAGATCCAAGAGTTGTTATTAATTAA
- a CDS encoding triose-phosphate isomerase: protein MVFIVANWKMNKSQAQAVEYIHILNKFSDLKKHINVLISPPSIHLPVISSISDFPLVAQNVSHLENGALTGEISAQMLSKYVKHVIVGHSERRQFFLENNFFIKEKIQMCFKYKLSPIFCFGENKNARNKGNYLDFIKSQIQEVLFDFDVAKISSLILAYEPIWAIGTGNTATALQIEEVHTYVRNLLILKFGESIGFRIPILYGGSCNSDNAVEILSNDHVDGLLVGGASLDASNFINIIKIANEFSSNRF from the coding sequence ATGGTGTTTATTGTAGCTAATTGGAAAATGAATAAAAGTCAAGCTCAAGCTGTTGAGTATATACATATACTTAATAAGTTTAGTGATCTCAAAAAACACATTAATGTTTTAATTTCTCCACCCTCAATTCATTTGCCAGTTATTTCTTCTATTAGTGATTTTCCATTAGTTGCACAAAATGTCTCACATTTAGAGAATGGAGCTTTAACCGGAGAAATTTCTGCTCAAATGTTATCTAAATATGTAAAACATGTTATAGTTGGTCATTCCGAAAGGAGACAGTTTTTTTTAGAAAACAACTTTTTTATCAAAGAAAAAATACAAATGTGTTTCAAGTACAAGTTGTCACCTATTTTTTGTTTCGGTGAAAACAAGAATGCCAGAAATAAGGGTAATTATTTAGATTTTATCAAATCACAGATACAAGAGGTTTTATTTGATTTTGATGTTGCAAAAATATCTAGTTTGATATTGGCTTATGAGCCAATCTGGGCTATTGGTACTGGCAATACTGCAACTGCTCTTCAGATTGAAGAGGTTCATACTTATGTGCGAAATTTATTGATTTTAAAATTTGGGGAATCTATTGGATTTAGGATTCCGATTCTTTATGGTGGAAGTTGTAATTCAGATAATGCTGTTGAAATATTGTCAAATGATCATGTTGACGGATTACTTGTTGGAGGTGCCTCTTTAGATGCTTCTAATTTTATTAATATTATTAAAATTGCTAATGAATTTTCTTCAAATCGTTTTTGA
- a CDS encoding 50S ribosomal protein L11 methyltransferase — MLLILLILLKLLMNFLQIVFDVDLFSKQQEDLLVAHLLNYGFDSFEHNKKTLYAYILDSGFNRVSLECYLAQYLDVSILKVIQLEDQNWNEIWESSFEPVFVNNNCVVRAPFHDLDTKDKIDIIINPKMSFGTGHHETTILMMKSLFKINLHTKSVLDIGSGTGILSILASKLGAQSICAIDIDFNSYVNSKENILLNNCINISIYKTSIMDFNHNFFFNVILANINRNVLLSELHYYIERLLENGILILSGFLVSDFLLVNKKATGLGLTFQNRYEENNWQCVVYIK, encoded by the coding sequence ATGCTTCTAATTTTATTAATATTATTAAAATTGCTAATGAATTTTCTTCAAATCGTTTTTGATGTTGATTTGTTTTCAAAACAGCAAGAAGACCTTCTTGTTGCTCACTTACTTAACTATGGTTTTGATAGTTTTGAACATAATAAAAAAACTCTCTATGCTTATATTCTAGATTCGGGATTTAATAGGGTTTCATTAGAATGTTATCTAGCACAATATTTAGACGTTAGTATTTTAAAAGTTATTCAATTAGAAGATCAAAATTGGAATGAAATTTGGGAGTCTTCATTTGAGCCAGTTTTTGTAAATAACAATTGTGTTGTTAGAGCTCCTTTTCATGATTTAGATACTAAAGATAAAATTGATATTATTATTAATCCAAAAATGTCATTTGGTACAGGACATCATGAAACAACTATATTGATGATGAAATCGTTATTTAAAATTAATTTGCATACAAAATCTGTTTTAGACATCGGATCTGGAACTGGTATTTTATCAATCTTAGCAAGTAAATTAGGTGCTCAATCTATTTGTGCTATTGACATCGATTTTAATTCATATGTTAATAGTAAAGAAAATATTTTATTAAATAACTGTATTAATATTTCGATATATAAAACTAGTATTATGGATTTTAATCATAATTTTTTTTTTAATGTCATTCTTGCGAATATTAATAGAAATGTACTTTTAAGTGAATTGCATTATTATATTGAACGTTTGTTGGAAAATGGTATATTGATCTTAAGTGGCTTTTTAGTGTCAGATTTTTTACTTGTAAATAAAAAAGCTACTGGATTAGGTCTAACATTTCAAAATAGATATGAAGAAAATAATTGGCAATGTGTAGTGTATATAAAATAA